The segment aagtaggttgtaaatCCCCTCTGTGAGAAATCAGTTtaatgatcatgccagcatgaatttatacctttggtagggtatattgggtccgcTTGATGGGGTGTATACATCCGACTCCTATTTAGCACATgttgttttattatcggttattagtagctctcaTAGTTCAGTCAAATTCTCTGCATTGACCAATTATCAATTTATTCAATATtcagttttagcatgttataaattggtcattgcatctagtcTGCTTAGAATttagtttatcatgtcagattattatacttgttttatgcttgttcagatatgttttatttaagctttactctatcctacatgtaggttcaggttctcagcatccaaatCACGCAAAGATCGATTTTCGATCTATATTTTAGCAGATTCAGTTGTTAGTCgtcattctctgaggacaacagtcatgagtttcattccagtctttagtcatttagtttatgTTTTATCTAGATTTAGCAGGGGCTTTTtctagtatttctagtccagtttagaggcttattttagacatagttagtttcatcttagtattgagttaataacttctttgtattaaactcattgttttcaaatatctaagttatagaatatgggtattccccatctaataagatttaattatgatttagcttatgcatcaatttattatctttagtatgctcatgatcatatCAGTAGGGTAAGCTTGGGATTACTTATGGTCCTAGATTCCGTGTctgcgtctcgggggtagctcggggcatgacaaaactttttatcagagcactaggtttaagtatcctaggatgtctgaaaagccgcactaagtagagtctttttcatgGATGTGAAGTGCACCATATCTAATATGAGGGATGCTATGAAGTGTTTTTGGAAAAGCTTCACTTTCtggttactcttatcgtgcgtgtAGTATGATTTTATTGCATTCTATGTTGACGTTCTACGTTCCAGATCATTCCTCATCTTAGATCTTAGGCATGGACTTCTAATTCACACAATTCTAACACAGTTCATCTAGTACCATATAAGGAAGTTCTACTCTAGAATTTCAGAACACCAGTTCAGCTTTTGGCTAAATGTATGACAACCTTACACAATCAGAAGGTTCGAGTTCCATCTAATAACAATGGTGGTTCAGTAGCAGCTAGTATTAAACATTTGTTTGGAAAGATTCACCTGAGTTTTAGGGTCCCAAGTTGTGTGAGAACCCATAtaagttcattgatgaggtcaaTAAAATATTGGAGTTGTGCAAGTAACTAGTAGTTATAGGTTTAAATTGGAATCCGACTAGATTAAGGATTTGATTCACGTATGGTCGAATTCAAGTGGTAAGACAATAGAGATTACTTTGTCTTTTACAACTCAGTATAGCAATCCAATCCACTGTTAGTCTAGAAACTATCTCAGAAACTTTCTTAGTCTTTACTCCAATCGGTGAcctagttatagctagacgaGTATACATAAATTACCCTGTCAGAGTATCTCAGGACTCAGAAGATATAGTAGACTTttaaatggtagactttgacGTCATtataggcatggattggttaaaTTCATGCTATGCATCAGTTTATTGTAGAACTGGATTTTTCATTGTTAGTTACTGTacaaaccaatcttagaatggaaggatagtaacttagcgcctatgggtcgatttatttcttaacttaaggcagaaagatgatatctaaggttTATCTCTACcatctagtttgggttaaggattctagccttgaaaccccaactcttgagttgGTTGCAGTAGTCTATGAATTTCCAAAAGTGTTTCCAAGAAGATCTTCCCGGAGTCCCTCTCGGAAGGGAAATCCACTTTgaaattgatctccttccagatacccaatctatttctattcctccttatagaatggctccagcagagcttatggaattgaaagagcagttgaaagacgttctagataagggcttcatcaaaCCTAGTAACTCACCATGGGCTGTACCAATGTTGTTCGTAAGGAAGAATGATGGTTCTCTTAGAATGTGAATTGACTATATATatttgaacaaggtcacaatcaagaataagtatcccatcccaggattgatgacttgtttgaccaacttcagggttctagccatttctcaaagatagaccttagATCgagttatcatcagcttagagtcagAGGCAGTGATATTCCAAAAACAaccttcagaactcggtatggtcattatgaactTGTAGGTATGCCGtttggactaactaatgctcctgcaaatttcatggatttgatgaacagagttttcaaatagtacttggacttgtttgttatcgtctttattggtgatatcctcatttactctaaaAGTGAAGAAGAACATTCAATTAATTTGAGTGTTGTTTTGTAAACTCTCAAGAATCGCCAGTTATTCAcgaagtttagtaaatgtgagttttcgTTTCAATCCATTGCTTttttggtcacattgtatctagcgaagggatccgagtggattcacagtagatagaagcagtgaaataGTGTCCTAGGCCCACCTCTACtatagatatcagaagtttctcaGGTCTAGtaggttattatagaaggtttatgGAAGGATTTttatccatagcctcaccactGACtagttgactcagaagatggtcaagttctaATTCTatgatgattgtgagaaaagcttcacGGAATTGAAAAGTATATTGACTAGAtctcctgtcttgactctactagAGGGTTTAGATGGTTAAAtgatatattgtgatgcatccaggttggcctaggttgtgtgttgatgcagcaaggtaaggtgatagcttatgacTCTATGCAACTTAAGGCgtatgagaagaactatccaactcattaCCTCGAGCTTGAAACAGTGGTATTTGCACTCAACATATAAAGACACTGCTtctatggtgttcatgtagatgttttcaccgatcataagagccttcagtatgtgttcacctagaaagagttgaatcttcgccagtGGAGATTGCTTGAGTTCCttattgattattatatgagtgtgcattaccatcctAGTACGGTGAATatagtagcagatgctcttagtagattatccatggatagtgtagcccatgttgaggaagaaaggaagtaGTTAGTAAAGCATCTTCACAGGTTTGCTCGCTTAGGAtttcgccttatgagcatatcagacagtggTGTAACAATTCAAAATAGGGAAGTATCGTCTTTGGTaatggaggttaaggaaaagaaagagagtgatccaatcttgcttgaacttaagggtgcattCCATAAtaagagagtggaggttttctcccaatgGGGAGATGatgtacttcgctaccagggtagattgtgtgttcctgatgtgggtgagttgaTAAATAATATCCTTGaagaagcccataactctaggTATATTATTCATCTAGGTTAtactaagatgtatcgcgatctgcgggaagtctattggtggaatgactgaagagggatatagcagactttgtgagtgagtgccccaattgccagtATGTCAAGCTAGAACATCAGAAACTTAGGgttatgactcaagagatcgatatttcTACTTGGATGTTGGATGTGATTAATTTGGACTTCATCACAAGATTACCGcgtactcgcagacaacataactacatttgggtgatagttgataggatgaataagtcttctcgcttcttggtggtcaagactacatattcgaaAGAAGACTATGCAAGgatttacattaatgagattgtgaggttACATGGGGTCCCTTTGTCTATCATGGCAGATAGAGGTCAatagtttacctctcatttctggaagtcatttcagaaaggtcttggtactcaagttaaccgtagtacaacatttcatccacagactgATGGGCAAGcggagcgtaccattcagaccttaaAGGATaagttgagagcttgtgtgatcgatttcaaaggtagttgggatgatcacctttctcttattgagtttgccaacaataatagctaccattccatcattcagatggccccttataaGGCTTTATATgagcgtagatgtagatctcatgttggttggtttgaactACGTGAAGTagctttgatagggccagacTCAGTtttttatgctatggagaaagtgcaactcttTCGAAATAGACTTAAGACAGCTCAAggtcgtcagaaatcttatgcagatgtatgGAGAAGGTAACTAGAGTTCTAAGTTGATGGCTGGGTTTTTCTAaaggtctcacctatgaaaggggtgatgagatttggaaagaaaggtaGCTCattcctagatatgtaggcctttaaaagttttttaaaagggttggcaaggtggcatatgagttagagttgccagcagaattagcagcagtgcatccggtcttccacatctcaattctgaagaagtgtgtgggtgattcatcctctatagtgccattggagagtgtggcggtgaaagatagtctttcttataatgatgtaccagttgagattcttggaCGTTAGGTCAGAAGGTTGAGAAgtaaagaagtcgcttcagttAAGGTTTTGTGGAGAAGTTAGTCCGTAGAGGAAGCTACTtaggaagcagaagcagccatgaaagaaAACTATCCTCAACTTTTTCTTTCTGATTCCACTCTatcttgaggtaatagttcctcttcagttttctagtcattcatgcataaattcagtcttagaatcatgtttccTTTATCTGTACTTGCATTTTAAGAGTATTTGCATGTACTCGGAACTCAATTTAATGAGAAACTCAATTCTCAATGCTTAATAGCTGGGTTTACAACTCTCtcctctatttcagctagttttgTCTTAAttggaggatgaatgttcccaagggggagataatgtaacagcCCGTAGCTAAAAAAGACCAAAAACTAgatttatagagaaaaaaattgtagtttCAACCAACGCTGGAATCGACGGTCCATACGACAGACGAAGGTCCATCCCGCACAACCGTCAATGAGATCAGAAACTCTTAAAAACTCAGCCGCGAAAAAAATTGGTCAAGTCTTGATCGATGGACGGAACGATGGTCTGTAGGTCAGACGAAGCTCCTTAGTCCATGACCGTTGATCGACaaccccattcacccactctgtGACAAGATCTATGGATGAAATAATAGGTCTGACCTAGTTGGAAAATAtgcagacagttaaggggaaatgcagttgggtcatcttcaaatggtcataactcttagtacaaaatgaattaggtgttcTATGACCTAACcacagatatataattgaattagcttacCATATAtcccgaccttgctaaaatcagacctttgagtaaaaagttatgcccattttactAAAGGTCTGTCGAACAGGCCAAGTCAACGGACGGCCAGTCCAGGCCATTGTTTGGTCCGACAGCAACTTTCCCATGGGTCTTTTGGACCTTCCCCAAttcatttaaaccctaagttatgtcgttttgaccctaaatccacactttttagtcagtttaagcctagaaacataactaaaacatatgtaaaatcaaatcattaaatcaaaagttagaaaattagaagtaagagagaagaaaaaagtcaagaactatagttcaagaacgcaaatAGCTCCACCAGCTCCTGCCCCAAAACCTATGTACTTTTCTATAGATTTCACcaccaggtatgtgagatttcactagtgggttcctttcacccattgggtccctagttttcagtcagattcttgattctcttatcacgattagatctagggtttctagaaatTTAATAGAATTGtatgaatttattagttttatgttccaaatcagattatcatgttattactcagattattgcatgaatttcataaccctagctatgtatttctttagttcttgaacaacacatgctaggtcagatatttcagacacttcagatatacatgccttagttataaatgcatagttaccagattaattgttgcattctcagtttgcatgttcagttttgagctatccaacATTTACAGAAACTCCGACATAATTACTAAATTTACAAATTTCATTGGGAGCATCATAATACCAAGTTGGAATAGGGCTTAGCGTACcaaatagtcccaaaactactagacaaataggttgtaagtcccctctgggagcaataagtttagtgatcacgctagcatgtttttataaatttgCAGGGTATATTGGATTCTCTCGATGGGTTGTATACATTatactccacatttagctcatgtgattttattatcggttattagtagctcccaaaGTTCACTCAGACtctctacattgaccatttatcagtatattcagtattcagtttcagcatgttataaattggtcattgcatccagtaaGCTCAGAATTTaatttatcatgtcagattataatacttgattttatgcttgttcagttatgtctTATTTCAGCTTCACTATATCATACATGCCCAGTACTTTTCAAGTACTGAAGTATACGTGCGCTGCATCTTCTCGTGAtttaggttcaggttctcaacatccagatcacgcatagataaattttcaatctcCAGTTTAgaagattcagtggtgagtccttattctcCGAGGaaaacagtcatgagtttcttatagtctttagtcatttagtttcagtttttgctagatttagcggGGGCTTGTCCTTGTATTTCCAGTCTAATTTCGAGAATTAtttaagacatagttagttttagtttagtattgagttaataatttctttgtattaaactcattaatttctaatatctcagttatagaatatggatattccccatattttcagatttaattaagatttaacttctgcatcagtttattatctttagtacgctcatgatcatgccaacacGGTTAGcatgggatcacttgtggtcctaggttccgtgtccacATCTTGGGGGTAGCTCTGGGCGTGACACTTATCCTATCGTGCTTCTATCTGTTGCACGACATGGTTGGTCATCGCTTTGCTTAACATCCTATAGTCTTACGGTATTCAGTGGAGGTGACTTCTCTGTGAGGTTTCACATTCGGTGCGCTAGGTACCTCTAGCTCTTCGAAGTTGCTTCGAGCAGGATGACCTTGTGTTGCTCTTCTTGGAGGCATGATTATCTTAAACACGTGCAAGCACAAATTAAAGGGAAAcattttagagataaactctaacgcacaaaaaaaataatatgaaagaactGACGGATTTTTATACTTTCAAATACTTAAATTTGCTAAACTGAATCATGGTTGGCGTGCGTGTGAACTAACCCAACGTtatgaaatctcacatacctcgtaGGATTGAATTGGTGGTGAAATTCACAACCAAGAATGCATGATCTTGATGATTCTTACttgtttctcctcttttttcttttctcaaagCCCTAGCATGAAACTTCACCTTTTATAAACTAGCTAAAATCTTATTTTACCCCAGTAAGTTACCTTCGAAAAACAAGATTAGAATTTCATTAATCAAATAGCCGAACTTCCAAAGGAaataactcactcatacgaacTCAGAATTGCGCAAACACATCAGCGTCGAAAATATTATTCCAAGAGCTTCCCAAACATACATGGAAATACACCTAACTCATCTTGATCTAGGAATTATGATcgtttgaaatttataaaagaaaatcaactaTCTTTCACTTAGAAAAAATACCATATTTTATTCCTTACAAAAACCACTATTTCCAATCCTTAAATCATTCCAAGTTATTTCAATTTAAGAGATGTTACACTTAACACAATTTCCAAAGGTGGTCATGACGGGTTAGCGTCTTCTCTCAGTAGCGATATGGAGAGCCCACGAATGCAAAGGAAAAATGGGTTTCACCCTTATAACTGTGTTAAGGCCACATAGTAAAACCATACAAACTTGGCCTTTATGAATTATTCCAGGGGGTCGTGAACAGTAATTGTTTATTGGGTTACACAAACTAAGGAATATCACCTAGTTTAGCAATTTCTAGAATTTTTTAACGGGGTTCTCATGTCATATACCtttcttttgataaataatCTCTCGTTTGCATGATTTTTGCATGCTACATTAATTATCTAtacttaacaaaaaaatagcCTTTTTTAAGAGGGGTGTTTGAtgatcaaaatatttcttttttttatgttgaactaacattaaaattattggTCAAGACCgaataacatattattttaagatGAATATTCACAACTGATAAAATTCATATTCTTTAGCCTCTATTTGATTGTGCAATACTTAATTCTCAGAATGAGTAGTTTATTACattgataatattaatttttctagatatgtttaaatatatttattgattccACCatatctaaaacaaaaaaattacattattatatttgttttcatgtaatgttatttttctttcttatgtttgtttggtagaaggtacataaaataaaaataaaattgttttatttttcctctttcaTATAAGTCTAGTTTGACTTTGTTGAGTATGTTTCATAGAAACAgcataagataataataaattatgtttataacaaaatattaatcaataaaaataaaggcTGAAATAAATTATCAAACCACAAAATATCTAAAAAGGGAATAAAGCCTTTTCCTTGTAggaatatttataatatttgcttctttatttgcataaaaaatataagtatatttATAGCCCATTTTATTTAGTCAAGGATGTTATCTTTTCCTAGAGGCCTAGTTTTGTATCACGTGACATTTTATAAAACATGACAAGTTATATAGAAGAGCTGATAGAATTGTGACATATGTCAAATTGACATACATATTAAGTCAAATAAAATCTGAACACCTTGCATGTGCAAATAACATGTTCCAATGAACAAAAGATAGAGTCATGTCAACTTAAATGTAATTGACCGAAAATGAAAGATGAATTTATTACAATattcacaaaatataaatatatttaaatagtcAACTAACTGTACTATAAATAGGACACaaagaaagtaaaatatcatcatcaagtaACATAGTGAGCatacaaaataattaagatgTGGCTTTCAAAGTGTGGACTTTTTTTCACATGTTTCTGATGATACAGATATGTAAGTCTTTCACTTGATTTGATCTATTATTACTGGAGTATCATACActtctttctattatttttctaagttaaTTTTGAAAAGCTTCCTGTGCTTAATTATGAAATgtgtttttcaaataattatagtttctaacatttaatttgataggtGTCTCGCCAAAGGTTGACGCAATAGACATTCCTTGGTGTTGTTGCAAGACAGACGCAGACTGCATACGTCTTTGTGGAGGTATTCCTATCTATTTTTGTGATGGTGAATGGTGTGAATGTGGGCACCGGCCTCCCGAAGGTCGAATTACATAAACTACTGAAAgcataaattgaataattaaaattttatagcgTGACACAGAAAGGAATAATACATATGGAATGTAATTGTTGTTCAATGTAACTTGCAACAAGGCATTGtctaaataagaaatattatttttttcttcctttctaTTTCTATGTAATTTGAAACAAGGCATTAGCTAAATCAAAATGCTTATTCTTTCTATCTTTATGTCATATatctttattttgataaataatctCAAATTCTTATATTTTAGAGGCATTTTACAATAAAAagtttttacattattttagaGTTGAACTCCAAATAATACATTTAGCTACAAAAGTTTAAAATTCCATtgtaagaagaattcaagaattttaagaacaacaaaaagttcttttaactttttccccaaaaattaCTCTCTATAATTTTCAAACAACTCAAATTCTTATTCATTGCCAAacacaattataattataaaatatttacttgttactttaaaaataaaatttattttcattaaatttaacaataaaacaTGGACAAACGTCCATTGATTAACAAACTAGCCTTAACTTAGCACATTAAACCAAATTGTTATATTGAAATTTGCTTGTTAAATTAATTGTCGTGTTAAGTCAGAAGCGTAACCACTTACTCATTGCAATTCAATagccacaattttttttatataagttgaGGTGTATGTTCCACATTTCGGAAGCATGTCATTAGTATTTTATTTAGCAAGACAAGGTTTGTACATTAACATAATATTTACTAGGTACaactttaaattataaataaattacaagTTGAACAAGTGAATCTTTTGGAGATATGTTATTTATTACATGAATATTGGTATCCAAATACTTTATTCtctattgaaaatattatttttacaaataaattataaaatttcattgtCAGTCAAAggtaaaattacataattattttctcTTGTTGCATGTAATTCTACTTTGActttgttaaatttattttgcgaaaagaacataaaataaaaaaagattcattcaataaataaattaatctacAAACAAAATTATCAAACCGTAGAAGCTCTAATGCTCAAAAGGCCATTTcttgaaagaataattattatattctttaatttattcttatacTAGATGAAGCATCTCATACAACTACATGCCAAAAAATTTTACTAGCAATAGTGTgtgttaaaattaaagtaaaaaaatgcatattttgttCTGTACACCTCTGCTTTTTGTGCATGTTTATAACATTGCATAATAATGTCCCAAACCAAGCACAAGTATATTCTCGTGTAATTCCTATTACAACAATATTCTCGTGTAAGTCTCCTTTCAACAAACAAGAACATATCTCGTT is part of the Solanum lycopersicum chromosome 1, SLM_r2.1 genome and harbors:
- the LOC138340445 gene encoding uncharacterized protein: MAPAELMELKEQLKDVLDKGFIKPSNSPWAVPMLFGSSHFSKIDLRSSYHQLRVRGSDIPKTTFRTRYGHYELVGMPFGLTNAPANFMDLMNRVGLGCVLMQQGKVIAYDSMQLKAYEKNYPTHYLELETVKGLGTQVNRSTTFHPQTDGQAERTIQTLKDKLRACVIDFKGSWDDHLSLIEFANNNSYHSIIQMAPYKALYERRCRSHVGWFELREVALIGPDSVFYAMEKVQLFRNRLKTAQGRQKSYADVWRSFTISYMPSTFQVLKYTCAASSRDLGSGSQHPDHA